Part of the Candidatus Methylomirabilis tolerans genome is shown below.
ACTCGGCTGATCCGCGACAAACTGGTTGAATTGCGACCGGACAGAAAATTGTACTTTGAGGATCGCTACATCGCGTTTCAGTCGAGACTGGGCGCAGCGTTGGTGGGCGAGAAGCTTGCCAGGAAGTACGATGTTGAAAAACTCGCCCTCCTGTATGAGCGCGGCACACTTATTCCTTTCTTAAAGAGTCAGGGAGAGACATCACTCCTGCAAGGCTGGCTCAGGAGGATGCTTCCCCACATGGGAACCAAGGTCGTAGCCGATCATAACATGTGGCCCTACTTCGCCCGCCGGTTCGGCATCGCCGTCATTGGGTTCATGGAACCGAAGCCAGGCATCCCCCCAACGACCAAGCATCTTGGGACGCTGATTGACTTTATGCGGGCGGAACGGGTAGGTGCGGTCCTTACGGTCAGCTATTATGATCCTCGCCATGCCCGATTCATCTCGCAACAGACCGGCGCCAGGATCGTACACCTGGCCCACCAGGTAGGGGCTCGCGATGGCGCCGATGACTACTTCACCATGATTGACTATAATGTGAGAGAGATGGCTGCAGCCTTGGAAGGCTCATAACGCAGCGTCTCGTAAGTCTCTTTACCTTGATTGCCATTCCGGACTTGACAAGCCTGCCCCGGACTTCGACCCTGGGTCCGGCGGCATGACAAACTCGCGGCACACTGCGGGGAATGAACCCCTTATGGATTCACACCACTATGCAGAACAGTGATATCATCCTGAAGGCGACAGGGTTGACTGTCGGCTACGCGCGCCGGACGGTACTCGACAATGTCACCGTTGAGTGTCGAAAGGGGGAGTTTTGGTTCTTCATCGGGCCGAACGGCTCGGGAAAGACGACACTGATTCGCGCCATGCTGGGGATCCTGCGTCCATGGGGCGGCCAATTATGGCTCCACCCGAACCTGGCGCGAGGGAAGGGAATCGGCTTTGTCCCGCAACGATGCGATCTGAACCCTGCCCTCCCGACTACGGTTCGGGAATTTATCGCACTGGGGCTCGTGGGCATTCGGCTCAACTCGCAGGAGGAACCGGAGCGCCTCGAGTGGGCGCTCCGCAAGGTCGGTCTGGAGGGGATGGCGGAACGCGATTACTGGTCCCTTTCAGGCGGCCAACGGCAACGGACGTTGGTGGCTCGCGCTCTCGTGCGACGTCCTGATCTGTTGATCCTCGACGAGCCGACCAACGGCCTCGATCTTTCGACAGAGGACGCCTTCCTGCGATTGCTCGCCGACCTGAACCGGGAGGAACATCTGACCCTCTTCTTTGTCACCCACGATATCGCCATTGCCGCGCGATACGCCACACACCTGGCTCTCTTCTGTTCAGGGAGCGTCGAGTCCGGACCGCGTGAGCAGGTGCTCAATCTGGCCGCTCTCGAGCGGGTGTACGGAGTGGGCGTGGAGGTGACGCGAGATCCATCAGGCGCTGTCGCAGTTCAGGTCTACCCTCCCGGAGCACACCCGTGATCGAGGAGTTCCTCTCATCATGGCCTCTATTTCAGAACACCTACCTCGTCGGGTGGTCAATCGCCCTGTTGCTCTCGTTAGTCGGAGTACTTGCAGTGGCCCGCGACCAGATCTTCATCGGGGCAGCCATGTCGCAGGCCTCAACCTTGGGGATTACCATAGCGATGTGGATCGGGGCATGGGTCGCTCCCGCTGCGCTCCCCTGGTTTCACTCGGATAACTTTCTGTCCGCCATGGCCGTGGCGTTCTCCCTGGTCGCAGCCCTGATCACCACGCGCGGAGGCAAAGAGTCGGGAGAAAGTCATGAGGCGATCACCGGCTGGGTGTTTCTTGTGTCGGCCAGTCTCTCGATCC
Proteins encoded:
- a CDS encoding ABC transporter ATP-binding protein, producing the protein MQNSDIILKATGLTVGYARRTVLDNVTVECRKGEFWFFIGPNGSGKTTLIRAMLGILRPWGGQLWLHPNLARGKGIGFVPQRCDLNPALPTTVREFIALGLVGIRLNSQEEPERLEWALRKVGLEGMAERDYWSLSGGQRQRTLVARALVRRPDLLILDEPTNGLDLSTEDAFLRLLADLNREEHLTLFFVTHDIAIAARYATHLALFCSGSVESGPREQVLNLAALERVYGVGVEVTRDPSGAVAVQVYPPGAHP
- a CDS encoding metal ABC transporter substrate-binding protein; protein product: MFTGLRRMFCLSVLGWLVATFGFVGPSAFAQEGIKPIAVCATVTDLSSLAREIGGDQISVTVFAKGTEDAHFIEAKPSFIKMLSQCDLYLQVGMELEIGWAPVLLQNARNGAVLPGGRGHIDASRVIAPLEVPTGPVDRSMGDVHPMGNPHYLLDPLNGLKVTRLIRDKLVELRPDRKLYFEDRYIAFQSRLGAALVGEKLARKYDVEKLALLYERGTLIPFLKSQGETSLLQGWLRRMLPHMGTKVVADHNMWPYFARRFGIAVIGFMEPKPGIPPTTKHLGTLIDFMRAERVGAVLTVSYYDPRHARFISQQTGARIVHLAHQVGARDGADDYFTMIDYNVREMAAALEGS